A window of Bactrocera dorsalis isolate Fly_Bdor chromosome 4, ASM2337382v1, whole genome shotgun sequence genomic DNA:
catttcatttaattttattgcattcatatgcacatatagtaaatgcatatatgcatatttatgtatgtatgattgtattTAGAAATGTGTGGCTTCCTTCCCTCATAATTTTACTTTGTCAAATACATAAAACGCTCCCGTTTTTACGACTTTCTTTCTTTGGCTGTCCATCAAAAGGGTGATAAAATGCATCTGGGGTTGGGGATTTGATGAATCATCTGTGCATCGAATGCTATATGGTTGCAAGTGGTGTGGCTTATGAATTACGATTGACTTCCTTCGGAAGTGACAAATACAttatgcaaagaaaataaaatatttttattatatatacatatatatgtatgtatgtatatataatatttttttatgtatatatgtatgtatataaatattttttcacatatttatataactgcATTCCATTCCGTGACTTAATTATGGTTAAGTAAAAGCCGATAAGCCTTTTCTAATTAAATTCCGCTTAAGTATTAGATGTAAACCCAGTTTACTCTTGTAAAAAGAAATCCCCAAATAGCGGATGTTTGATGTTGTGAACCGCATTGTAGTGAGTTTTGAGTTTTCAAACAAAATCTTTCGCGTTATATTTGTGGAAATTTCtacaaagttataaaaattgaattttccgaaaaggaagaagtcgcactgtgccatatcaggtgaatacggggagtggttaatggttaaaatgtgatttttggtcaaataatcggtcacaagatgtccttcgaatgttggattctgagcaacgGAACAatccgtgcacacacctttcgtaagtccAAATGTTCAGTAAAACTGCAataaatcaatgttttggagatgttcaattccatttccatgaatttcaatgatgatttcggccgatttttgatgaattcacgcacaattTCGATGGAAtctccggtgatcacggatcttgattggcccacattttgatcgtcatttatgttctcACGACCTCCTcctcctgtttactttggaacgaacCTTGTAGCACACAATCTCAGATAAACaagtcaaattttgaaatagttgTGGGTTGTTTTATAAGAGTGTTTTCGACagtcattaattaattataggATCATAGGAAAAAGGAGCGGAATGAAATATTTAGTTCAATCTCTATGTAGCTTTTGCAAACAttgctttgatttttgttcggtAGAAATGTGGTTTTCAGTCTAAGGCTATgctattgtaatttttattgatgttGTCATGTGGCTCCGCAGTTAAACTTTATAAGGTCTCCGGCGTTTCTTcgggtattacaaactttgtggtaaacttaatataccgtgtttatggtataaaaataacttaacctgtataataatttttaaaaaatatttttttttacaaaattagttAAGGTTTTTCCGACTATCCTTTTcctattttaattacttatttttttaaatcagcattaaaaaatataattttttatcgacatcACAACATAAACgtggttttttctattttttttgtttattataagtTGAAACCCAACTTGGTTACAGAAGTCTAGGATAAAATCAGATATCCAAAGATAGCTTCAAGTCATACgaaaattttcgtaaatatattCTGAATCTTATACAAATTTTGGACTCggtcattttgaaatttgttataCAAAGATAATTTTATTCGATATTTCCATAATTGTAATCCTGtggtaagaatttttaatttctttattaattttattctattAACAACCCCTTTTGATATATTTGTGTCATCTATTTCGTTCATAATCTACCAATAGAATTCCATTTATATattacactgtggaacatttttgggattactgtctggggggtgagaaaaggaaaaaatttaaaaggtcataaaaaaactgacacatacgaacgccaaactcTTTGAGGGTTATACTaacagattagctgttgtactgtgttatatattaatttatgtaacTAGAGGTAAAATACTAACATTAAAgttagatttttattaaataataattgatttttatttattagccttttagaaaaaattcttcacAGAATGATATATTTTAGagcgattttattttaaaaagtttaataatttataatccGAGCAAAAATTTTACTAGTGCATCGCTTAactattttcaagaaaaaataacaCTTGTAAATTTTGGACTTTGTTCGTTCTCCTTTCTAATCACAATCAATTGTTGGGGTTTACCCGTAACGAtagataaaaatgaaattaaatatatatttccctTATAGCCTCGTTGCTTAGAGTGAACTAGTTTTCATTATCTAATAGTTATTGCAACTGCAATGTTTCAAATCAAATAATAGATTAAACATGACTGCCTGCTCGGCTGGACGATATATCtttgttattaatattgtaaCATAGTTCGAGAGAATATTGAGATACTTGTATCTCATcggaaataaatgtttttaatgaaTATAGAGAATGAATACGGAACATAGGGAAATTCGAACCACATCTTTCCCTAATGCCACATaccaaataaaatcattttgcACTCAGTTAAGCTAATTAAACTTCTCAGCTAATGTATGATGATTCTTTATAAAATACCTGAGAATTTTATACTTATGAATTTTCTCATATCTTCCCGTAACCActaatataatacataaatatacaattttctattatttataatttataagatAGTTGATAAAACCTCATTTTGGCTTTGTCACCAATTTAAATCCTTCCAAATAATAATTCCATCCGCTGTTCCACAAAACCTTATAATAAATGCGGCGAAACATCTCGGCCTAAATAAGtatatagtaataataataacagtaattattttttatcgatataaTTTTATTCTTCCGATAATAAGGTGTGCGTTGGAATGAGTTTCCAATTTAATCGTGTACTTAAGAGTTCGTTCACATGTGCGGATATCCATCTTTCGGAAGTTGGTTTTATGTACAATATTGAAATATGATATTCTAAAAACTCGCAACCAAACTATTGACCTTTAAAAACTACCTGTGCCAGCATTACTTATTaaggatttaaaaataaacatgacAACGGATGTgcgttataaattatttatgcaaGGCACATGCAAGTCTTATAATTGAAATGTACGGAGTGTGtgggaagaaaagaaaaagtaatgaatatgaaaaattatacaaaataattgACTTTGTAAGTGCACACATAcgttaacatacatatttgtacatatgtaaatagaagTATGTACGATAGCATACAATTGTGTGTACCAAATTAGCAgaactaaattatttttcaaactttaaacgccGTTTTCTCGAAGCCATGCTTTTCAAATTAGAGTAAAAGATTACAGATAAAGtgaaaagctgatttttttcggccagctttttttaaaaggcataaaaaaatagtctaGATATATTACGatcataaaaaaatcttttccgACTAAGTTTAATGCcaaattgttacaaaaaaatcctttttgaaACGGTTACCTAGGATATTGGCtggaccagggttatttttttttagaaaccggCAACGCAGAAAAGAGTACTACGCAAAAGTTTCAGTACCCCGGATATTGGactaaagttatttttttaaaacgccGCCAGAAAAGAGTAcaacgcgaaagtacttcaccCTGGGTATTAGCACGACCAGGGTTGTTTGTTTAGAGCCACTCGAAGGCCGCCACCGGGTATTGGCTCGACAAGGGTTAGgaccgccaacgcagaaaggagtaatTAACATACTCAATTGTAgcttgaaaaatgttggaaataattttttttttgattaataaagaaaaaataatcacgcgaaagtacaaacaaagaaaacgctgttgttgaaaatttcctCATATTTGGTTCCTCATAATTGCAAACACTCTAACCTTTTCatgagtgatttttaaattaacaaatttaacaaaaacaaaaaaaaaacagaataaaagTGAGATGTGagcttatttcaatatttaaagtgtatttttcaatatacgaagtgaaaattaaagaaaaaaaattagttaaacgTTGTgaatttgtacaaatttttgaatttttaagcgCGAACATTGTAACAATTAGATGTTAGCaacattatttttacatatccCTCCTTTGGAGAAGCGCCTCTATCAGcgcataccccatttataccgaAAATCGTTTTCAGTCCCCGACcaccaaagtaatcggaatcatAACAACTTTTCCGATTGAAGTacggttttttaatttcataatgtGAACTAAAAATTATGGTAAGGATTTTTTACAGCAATTCAGATGTCACAACACGACTTAAGGTAACCaacaaaaattagttaattatttACTGCgcgtatttttttattctttaaacaTTGCCCTTAATATACTATATGATATTCAATTATACACGCACAGTTTTCATTTTCCCGAAAATAAATCGCGAAAAATTACTTATTTCGGGTTCTACGGGTACTTCCCCCCTAAGCATATTTTGCCAATGTGATAAAAACACAACTTAACTCAAAGATTGAAAACGAGTAAAATTCGTAATATTTCTAGTTGAAGTAAACCAGTAGTAAAGCGGTTAACGGACCAATCTGCAATGATCTCATGATCCCAAGGATTTCATATTCATAATGAGTGTGGGACAACATAAAATTTaaggtttaaataaaaatagatctGCGCTTACCACAGAGCAAtgcaaaatttataagtaatgaaattatacatatatgtaactatttCGCTTTCTTGGGTTCTttccatataagtatgtatatttatactataataTTTACTTCTACCTATGGTATAGATGGATAATTGTTTGGTTATCCATAAAAAGAAATACACTTAGACtggatttatttattatgtatatacatatgtatatgtatgcatatacgagAAAGGCCAACGGCCGGCCAAAGGATGGTTCGCAATATTCGTACCTACTACTTATTTGATTATAACGtacaaaatcacattttatttgttgttattttgctgCTAGTCTTATAATTGGGTGTGTATTCCAAACGAAACCTCCAACAGCgagatacataaatatgaatggaaaacaaagaaaataaagagaGAAATCATTCAATGAGAATGCGCACAGTTGTAGgtgcatacatatctatgtatgtatgtatgtacataggtgaaACGGCTCATAGAGGAGAGGAAGTTCAAGTTCAAACTTATATTTGCACAAACTACAATATATCCATGCGGcatttaaatgtatgtaagtatacctgtatatagatatgtatatagtttacagtacgagtataaatacacatataaggATATCTAAAAACGCGCTATAACCGGGTACCTGCTGACTTTATACCTAGACTgcttgtacatacacatgtacacactgatatacatatatctacgtATATGTAGTACACGTTGTATGTTTCGTCTATGTACCCCTGGAGAATAGTAATGCAGCCAAGACGAGTATGGTgccatacatacttatgctaaCGCAGGAAATGAAGGCAAATAAATGCCAGAATATTAAAGACCGTGGCCGTCGTCGCAATCTCTCACCcacaataaacatataaacatacatatgtatgtatgtacattcatgcAGCTTGTCTGCTCATAcgtttatttatacatttatttgcataaaatattataacgCCACCACCGCAGCACTTGAGACCAGTTTAGCCGCGAGCTATTTATTTGTAACCGCCATTGCCGGCGCTGCCTGCCTACTtcataaaaagtgaaaacttGCAGGCGATGCGGTTGGTGCACTTTTATAAAGCGATGAGCAATGCCATTGCGCCTAAAACTGCACCAAATTGCTTGCTAAAGggaagaataaaaatttatatgcgGGCATATCTTTGTACGAGTATCAACACAGTTCACCagccttgtttttttttttttgttgatttgccTTTTGACTCACATTCTGCGCTTGCACACAAGTTACAAccccaatatacatatgtatgtatttgttgtgtTCGAATTTTTTCGAATTCTCGCTTACACTTGCCAGCCATATGAAGTGTGGCAACATCGCATTGTGTTCTATGGATAGatgtccatatgtatgtatatatttatataggtgtgtatgtatgcatcagCCTGCTAATTGCATGTGTATGCGTTGGCAACGGCCGGGTTCGCTGCTTTGGGCTGGGCCACATGGCGACCGGTGCGGTGCACTACACGCTGTATGTGCCGGGTTGGGCCGGCATATCGTGCGCATGCGTGGAAAAAATGTGCGCCGGTTCTCttgtatatttttgcattaaaaataactAACTCAATGCAATACAGAGGGTTGTGTTTACCCATGTAATAATTTATAGTCATATGATTTCCCggcttttttcagtttttcagcATCAATGACATTTTTTTGGGGGAATGGATTCGCCGCTGTCATTGATTTTTCGTAAACGAATATTGGAAGTGCATAGAAaactatttgtaaatatgtataatacagaCATATAAAATATGCAGGCATATTtattgtactatatacatatatatgcttacAGTGTTTCGTTTTACtacacttatattttattagttaAGGTCGTCAAGTGATGTAactataaaacttttaaatgttggtagtcgaaaaagtcttttcgtattctggctatagatgtcgttgcagccTTAAATCACCAGTGCTACCACTCACATTGTGCCATACCATATATTGTtgaaaaggtgagattttaagcttgatttaaccaaaaaagattaaattcggtcaatgcagaactcccttaatggagtaaagatggcttcaagagaagcctgtgaaaattacttgtcgcagttttttgccgagaaaaatggcaaaaagtagtcgaccaaatggtaaatatttggttcattaaagttcattataaataaaaaaaagttgaagtttgtttagaaatacgaaaagacttttacGACTTCCCAGTATTAACAAATTACTAAAACAAACTACTAAGTATACTaagattaaattttaaactcttatatatatatattttacactttaaagAGCGATTTTGTCGACATAATTCAAGGGAGGGAATAGCTTAATTAACATAGTATAATTCTATATAGATGTATGTAGATCAAACGCGAGATGTGATGAACTCATTAgtgaatatttacattaaagtaatatatttttgaaatattatccatgcaaaaatattaaaaactaccaTAAAAGAAGTAACCGCAACCGTACTACCACTACCTGGAAAGGATCCATTCCCACGACAGTTGAAAGAAACCGGAACGGATCCGAAATTGCCCctaaattacttcaggaatgttttctgatACTATAACAACAATGAACTTTGGGAATCATTTCtttaataatcaaactttaacaaaatatttaaattaggaGAGCTCGgcatagttcaataaaaaattctggTAAAAACATTGCTTGGGTATGCTTATCATTCCAAATAGCCACTCCCCTCGGCCTCTTTCCACCAAGTTCATGGTTCATACCAGTAAAACAGAAAAGtaatttcttaacattttttttcgaaattatttataagtaaacttacaaattattaataatccgaatttttaattaaatatgtttagttaTTGCACTTCATACGATCACCTAATAAATACGTTTTTGCGTGTAAATATAGCCTAACAATACATATGCTTTATTGTGATTTCTAATAGCTGTGTCCTATTGTGAACTtgcaatcagctgtttatagTCCGTTATTGGAAAATCTTAGGTTGTGTTATTCTTTTCTTGGATTGTGAAAATGGCATTAACTAATTTGTTAGTGAAAAGCAGCTTAACTACAGTTATACGGAACAACAATGCGCTGTTAATTTCAGCACGATTAGGACACACCATACGCGGCAAACGGCCAGGTGTTGCAAAATCATTAGAACAACGTTTGCAGGGTGGGTTATCATAACGGCGTGCTAGTACCGTATTATTGGAATATGTTACGTATTATCATGATTAAAAAATggcaatttgttttatattttagaagAAAATGTCAAAGACCCAGAATTAACAGCACGTGTAAACATTGGTTTTCCACATTTAAAATCATCGCGCTCGGAGCAGTTGAAGCAGCGACTGGCGCATTTGAAAGCCCAACGTTCTAGTGAAGAAGTGGAAAAATTGGCTCGAGctaataaatgtaataatatattaaagtcATAtcgtaatatttaataatgaaattctttatttcagtATTAATTGATTTGGATGAAGTGGACCGCGAGTATCGAGCCACCACGGGCCAATATGATATGCGTGTAATTGCTGACCATTATGGCATTTTCGATGATCTATTTGGTTTGGCATATTTTGTACCCCGTGTGGCGCTGAATATTCAGGTATCTGGTATAAAGTAGATTATGAATTCGTTGGTAAACTATTTTGCTTTTATAGTATCCACTTGACGGCGGTAATTTAAGCTGTGTTTATAATGGAAACGTCATAAAACCTGCGGAAGCGGCAAATGCACCAGAGGTCAGCTTTGATGGCACGATCGATCCTATAACTGGGAAGGTATGAACTTTATTTAGTAACAATAcgtcaatatatttttcttacatattgCTCCTGAAGTAACACAAGGTATTTTATATTGCAGAAATCTACAAAAGATAGTTTTTGGACGCTAGTAGCAACGAATCCTGATGCACATTTTACGGATAGTTCTTCTGAATATGTGCATTGGTTTATGTAAGCTTTTAATCATCCTTTTTGCCATCATCaacatattaattattattgcttATTCTTTACACAGCTCAAATATTCCCAATGGCGATGTTAAAAAGGGCGAAGTCTTGGTCGAATATTTGCCACCTTTTCCACCAAAAGGTGTTGGCTATCAACGCATGGTCTTTGTTTTAtacaaacaaaatggcaaacTGGATTTCAGTCAATATAAGCTCGCACAGAATGAGACGAATAATCTAGAAAAGCGTACATTCAAAACACTGGATTTCTATCGTGACCAACAGGATCATATAACACCAGCGGGACTTGCATTTTTCCAAAGCGATTGGGATAGTTCAATTACGAACTTCTATCACAATGTGTTAAGTATGTTTGAATAACAATTACAAGAATAacattgtaaattaaaaaatatattattttttcaacagaTATTAAGGAGCCAGTTTTCGAATATGACTTCCCCAAACCATACATAGCTGATCAGAAATTCTTCCCGCTGAAGCAGgcgttcaatttgtatttggACCGTTATCGTGATCCTAAAGAGATTAATCAAGAATTCCTGGAACGTAAATTGGCTACGACGCATCCATTTGAAGGTCCTGAAGAGCCTCTGCGCTTCCCAAATGCGCATCCAATACGTGGTGTGCCGTCTTGGCTCAAGACAGAAATACGAAAGCGACGACTCGGAATTGGGCGCATTAACGACTATAATtaagtgtataaaataaattgtaaaaagaaaatacataatACATGTGTAAACAGTTacgaaaaatatagtaaaaaaaattaaatttaatttaaaatatatatttaattcaatttagttGCCCAGATattcgttttttattaaaataccgatttcatcaatttggtTATTATTATCGGGAAAATACTGTACCCGATTTATCTGcgaaatttataagtaaatccGAGCCAAAACACCAGGCGCCCAGAACAGCACAGAAAGCAACCTGCCGTCTCCGGTCATTCACAATAGAGATTTGAGGTAGTTAGGTTGTGTTTACACCAAGCatgttttattcaattaatttcattttaaaaacaaaaaaattcatttattgaGAACGATTAATTGAcaaatttactattttatataataataatacttaatAACATCtcaataattgcattttttggTTCTTAAATTCAAACTAATTAAATAAGATGTGCTTGGTGTAAACGCAACCTAACCTCCTCAAATCTCTATTGTGAATGAGCGGAGACGGCGGGTTGCTTTCTGTGCTGTTCTGGGCGCCTGGTGTTTTGGCTCggatttacttataaattttgcaGATAAACCGGGTGCAGTGTTCTCCCGATAATAATAACCAAATTGATAAAAtcgtttattttaataaaaaacgaatGTCTGGGcaactaattttaattaaacagaTGTTCtaactcaaatttaaaattgtttactatATATTCCGTAATTGTTAACAcatgtacaaaaaaatgttgctgattgagaaaaaaattcaacgtCCATATTAAACATTACCAGTGAATTTTTATTGTGTGGTCAttataaatacaagtatttcaaccaacttaatttaatatttttttttcataaaaactaaGCGCCGTTATAACTCATACAACCGTTTTCCTTATAGCATGCGGCACAATCTATTATCTCTTAtgtaatttctttaataaatatttatgaattttttaacgTTTGCATTAAATTGTCAACAAATAAACTTcttaaaatatacattaaaCGTTAATAGAAATTTGATAAAAACCGATTATCGCAACATACAGTTTTTAGAGCTTGATGTGTATTTCTCGTGTTGTAACTTAAGCGCTTTCGTCACTATATTACTAATGTTAAAAAAGagataatattatacatattacattctcgataataaatatttggcaCAATTGTTGTTTGTAATAAATTCTTCCTTTCTATATAGNNNNNNNNNNNNNNNNNNNNNNNNNNNNNNNNNNNNNNNNNNNNNNNNNNNNNNNNNNNNNNNNNNNNNNNNNNNNNNNNNNNNNNNNNNNNNNNNNNNNNNNNNNNNNNNNN
This region includes:
- the LOC105222770 gene encoding 39S ribosomal protein L38, mitochondrial yields the protein MALTNLLVKSSLTTVIRNNNALLISARLGHTIRGKRPGVAKSLEQRLQEENVKDPELTARVNIGFPHLKSSRSEQLKQRLAHLKAQRSSEEVEKLARANKLLIDLDEVDREYRATTGQYDMRVIADHYGIFDDLFGLAYFVPRVALNIQYPLDGGNLSCVYNGNVIKPAEAANAPEVSFDGTIDPITGKKSTKDSFWTLVATNPDAHFTDSSSEYVHWFISNIPNGDVKKGEVLVEYLPPFPPKGVGYQRMVFVLYKQNGKLDFSQYKLAQNETNNLEKRTFKTLDFYRDQQDHITPAGLAFFQSDWDSSITNFYHNVLNIKEPVFEYDFPKPYIADQKFFPLKQAFNLYLDRYRDPKEINQEFLERKLATTHPFEGPEEPLRFPNAHPIRGVPSWLKTEIRKRRLGIGRINDYN